The genomic interval TCTCGTTGCTCAATAAGAAATTTGAGTATGCCTTCAGCTATTCCAATACATTGTCTGGCTATACGTATATTAAATGAACGGATATCCTTTAGATGCTTAATCCTTCCTTCTTCCACAACTGCACGTCCAGCAATACCGATTCGATGACCTCCCTGTACTGTGATGTAGCCTCTGCGTAGCTCCTCCTCAATCGCATAAATAGAATGCCTACTAATCACGTTCATAATCTTTAGAGCATCCTCCTGTGAAGTCATTATGCCATCCTGCCATGACATGGAATAAGATCCCTTTTCAGTTGGGTAATACGATTGGTTCTGGATAATAACTTCAAGAGGGCGCTGAATTCTAATCCGAATTTCTTCTATTGAATTTTGCAGGGTCTGCGGAAGCTGGCTTAAGGCTTGCCTAATATGTTGGGGTAAAAAAACGAGTAGATCCTCTCTCATCGTTTTAGCCATTCCCTTCAAAATTGGTCTATTGATTCTGTTTAACTCCATTTTATGCAGGCTTGTACGGATTCATGATAGAGATTAGATATTTTAAGAGATTTCCTCTTCACAGGTTGTATCACTCTGTACACGTTTGTGCCTGTTCATCTATTCTTGAACAAGCTCCTTTTGAAAAATGGGCAACATTTATCTGTTTCTTGCATATTCTATGGCTAACTAAAAAGGTTGGGGAAATGTGCTTTGTTATTAATATGGATAAAAATCTATATGGCAGCAAAAAGGATGGGAGAGGTAGCATGAAGATTGACGTGGCTTTATCCACTAGCTACTTGAAACAAGAGGATATTCATAACAAAACGGTTATCGTCATCGATACCCTTCGAACAGGATCTACGATTATAACAGCTTTGCATAAAGGTGCCGCAAAAATCATTCCAGTAGAAACGATTGGGCAAGCTTTGCATTATTTTCACCATGAAGATACCTACCTTTGTGGTGAGCGTTTTTGTAAGAAAGTGAATGGTTTTGATTTAGGTAGTTCCCCATTTAATCTTCTCAGTCTTGATACACATAATAAAACCCTTATCATAACTTCTACAAACGGTACAAAAGCAATCCTTAAAGCGAGAAAAGCAAGTCACTTATTAGTTGGGTGCCTTCTTAATGCACAGCATTGTATAGAACACGCACTAAATCTAAAAAAAGATATCACTCTATTATGTGCTGGCTCAAGAGGAGAATTTGCCTTGGAGGACGGTTTAACAGCTGGATATATGCTACATTTATTGAAGCAGTTTAAAGAAAACCTACAGCTAACAGATTTGGCTCAAATGCTTAGAATTGGCTACGAGGAAAATAAAGAAATGCTTAATACTTTAGTTCAAACGGGATCTACAGCGCTTCGGCTTTTAGAAACCGATCAAGAAGATGATCTTCATTACTGTCTTCAAATGAATAGTGTTCCTTTGACAGGGATCTATCAGGGCGAGGAGATTGTTGCATTAAAGTAGATGACTACATCAAAATCATCTGTTTCTGACGCTAAGGCATTTAAAGTTGCGAGCCGTCCAATGTCCCGCCGTCAGAGAGTATAAAATTTGAAGAAAACAGGGTATCAAATTTTATCTTTTTATACGTTAAAAAAGGTGCATCTAAGTCATAGTGGACTTTGGAGGCACCCTTTAAATATCATGATATTTTATTTATTTAATTCTGTATTCTATATAGTCAAGGAGCCTTACGCTCTTGATACATAATCTCCGCTTCTAGTATCAATAACAAGCTTATCTCCCACGTTTACGAAAAATGGAACTTGAACAACTAGCCCAGTTTCAAGAGTAGCTGGCTTAGAGCCACCTGATGCTGTATCCCCTTTAATTCCTGGCTCTGTTTCCGTTACTTCTAGCTCTACTGAATTTGGCATATCCACACCAATTGTTTCACCATTGTACATAATGATGCTAACGATCATGTTTTCTAATAAATAGTTTAATTCATTTTTGATCTGATTACCGTTCAACACAATCTGCTCATAGCTCTCATTATCCATGAAAGTATATTCGTCACCTGCACTATACAGGTATTGCATTTTACGAGTTTCAATATGTGCTTTCTGGAATTTCTCAGTAGGACGGAACGTTCTTTCTTGAATGTTTCCGTTACGAATATTTTTTAATTTAGAGCGGACAAAAGCAGCTCCTTTTCCTGGCTTAACATGCTGGAAATCGATGATTTGCCAGATGTCTCCGTCAAACTCAATCGTTAATCCATTTTTAAAATCAGAAGTTGTTATCATAGTTATTACTTCCTCTCACGATTAATCAATAATGATTAGTTCTTTTGTTGATTGTGTCAGGATTTCATTTCCTGTTTCCTTAATCACAATATTATCTTCAATCCGTACACCACCAACACCAGCAAGATAAATGCCTGGCTCAACTGTTACAACCATACCTGGTTGCAGCAACTCATCTGATCCTTTTTTGGACAATTTAGGATCCTCATGAACATCTAAACCAATACCGTGACCAGTAGAATGTCCAAACTGCTCACCATAGCCTTTAGCTGTAATATAATCTCTACAATAATCATCTGCTTGCTTACCTGTAATCCCTGCCTTTATGTTCCGTACACCTTGAAGCTGAGCCTCTAAGCAGATATTATAGATTTCTATAAGTTTATCAGAAGGCTGTCCTACGGCAAAGGTTCTCGTCATATCAGAGATGTACCCCTGATACACAGCTCCGAAATCTAACGTTACAAAGTCCCCTTTTTCGATAACCTTATCACTAGCTACACCGTGGGGTAAAGCTGACCTTGCTCCAGAAGCCACAATCATATCAAAGGATGAAGTGGAAGCACCTAGGCTTCTCATGTGGAACTCCAGCTCATTAGCGACTTGAATTTCAGTTAATCCAGGCTTAATAAAGTTTAAAATATGTGTAAACGTTTCATCTGCAATTTTTACCGCATGACGAATCGTTTGAATCTCCTGCTCATCTTTAATCATTCTTAGCTTCTCAACAGCCCCCGAAACGGGAACAAGCTCCGCACTAAATCTTTGCTGATACCCTCTATACGTAGCGAAGGTGACATGATCCTGCTCAAAAGCCAGACGTTTAACGTTCAAACGCTCTAAAACTTCCGCAATCTTTTCTCCAATAGGCTCTACATGTTTTACAATCTCAAAGCCTTGTGCCTGTTCTTTAGCTTGTTCTTCATAACGAAAATCCGTTATAAATACAGCCTCTGTTTTGGTTATCAAAACAACTCCAGCACTACCTGTAAATCCAGTCATATATCTTCGGTTACTTTTACTTGTAATGAGAAAGCCATCTACTTGATGCTCATCAAACAAAGCTCGAAGACGATTGATACGTTGCTCCATTATACCCCTCCTAATTCATTTTCCTCATTAAAGCAATTAAGAGCAAGCTGGTATCCTTTCAGCCTTTAAGCCTAGAATTGACACTTAAATTCCTCAGCAATGTACGATTACTATGACGATGATTGCCAGGTTCTTCACGTTGATGAACAATCTATGTACTCATGTGACATCAGCGTTTTACTCTTTTGCCTAACGATGAACGGCATGATCTCATTTATTTTATCATAAAATAAGCAAATGTGAAGGCATTAGGAGTTTGTCTCACGCTCTTTTTCTATGGAGTCAGACAGGTACTGATAAGAAATGGAATACCCAACAAAAAGTCCGTAAACAGCAAAGATACAAATAAAAATAATATTCGTTGTAAAGCCAAGCTCTTGGAAGGTCATAGCTCCAGAAATCAAGCTGTTCAAGCCTAAGAAAAGTAACACCCATAAGCTTAATCCAAACCAAATGCCGATCCAGGGTGACTCAAGCTTTCTGAAAAGGGTGTAATAAAGGGAAGAAGCTAATATGGATAACAAGCTTAAACAAAGGATACTTAAGCCATGACCTAACGGACCCATTAATGGCTTCATTCCTTGGGTAAAAGGGAGATGCTGCCAAACAACGCCAGGTCCAAAAGAGATAAAATTTAGAGCATGGGCTAAATACGTGATAAGTGAGGCAAATAGTCCTCCAAAAAAACCAACAGTAACGGTATAAAGCTGTTTTTTCTGTCTCTGTGTTTGTCCAGCTCTATTTTCATGATGATGTCTTTTGTCAGAGGATTCTTCACTCTCATCTATCCCTTGATCCGCTCCATTTGAATGATCTTCCTCTAAATGTATTTGATCAGTCTGACGTTTTCTAGATCTACTTTTTCTACTTAGCGTCTTTGTTCCCAATCTGTTTCACCCCATCTATGGAATATCTTTTGTATATTCCTAGTATGTACAGGATGAGAAAGAAAAATGAGTTACTTCTAGCTATTGTTGCTTTTCAAGTAACCAATCTGCTAATAGACTAGCTTGTTCTTCACTAAAGTTTTTCATTTGAGGCATTCTACCCAATCCATTTAAGATAATCTCAGCAATCTCTTGCTCATTGTATTTTCCGTCAAGCTCAAGTAATGATGGAGCACTTCTTCCAGAAAGGTCAGTACCATGACAGCCGATACAGCTACGCGCTAACACCTCTGGATTTGTTTCATTTTCAAAGCTTCCTTGTCCTCCACAACCAGCCAATACTAGGCTTAATAAAAGGATGATAGAAAGCTTAAATGTGATCTTCCTTGTCATTATATGTTGCCTCCTTCAATAGCCATTCCATGCTTCTATTGTAAATCGGAATCGGGTAAAATAGTAGTCTTTCCTTTCTTTTTCATGTACAATGACAATGGAAGGAAATCCTTCATTTAAGTAGTATAAATCGTATGAATTAACTATAAAAAATAGAGCTAGGATAGGTTGGTGAAGAGTCAATATGGAAAAGAAAACTGCTTACGGTGGGCAAGCGGTTGTTGAGGGTGTTATGTTTGCTGGTAAAAATGTAAATGTAACAGCCATTAGAAGAAAGGATTCATCTCTTAACTTCTTAGAAATTGAACGAAAGGTTATTCCTTGGGCCCAGAAGCTTAGGAAGATTCCTTTTATAAGAGGAAATGTAGCTATTATTGAATCTTTAATTAACGGAAGTAAGCATTTGAATTTCTCTACAGAGCGTTTCGATGTGGATCCAAAGGATGATGATCAAATTGTACCCGAACAGGAATCTTCTAAGCTTACAATGATTTTAGGAGTAGCGGTTGTTGCTGTACTTTCTTTTTTGTTCAGTAAATTTGTATTTACGGCACTTCCTGCTGTAGTGGCACACTCCTTTTTCCGTGAATGGTTCCCGGGACATCTAGCACAAAATATTATTGAAGGCGTCATAAAAACTATTCTTTTATTCGGATACATTTATCTAATATCCCTTACACCTTTAGTTAAGAGACTGTTTCAGTATCATGGGGCTGAACATAAGGTTATAAATTGCTATGAAGAGGGTAAAGAGATAACGGTTGAGAATGTGCAAAGCTCATCTCGCTTACATTACCGCTGTGGAAGTAGCTTTATCATTTTTACTGTGATTATAGGAGTGTTTGTGTATCTATTGGTACCAAGTGAACCATTACTTGAACGGGTACTCTATCGTTTAGCCCTTATTCCAGTAGTTATTGGTATAGCCTTCGAAGCTCTACAGCTCACAAATAAAGTTAGAGATATCCCTGTTCTGAAAATGCTAGGCTATCCAGGTCTTTGGGTTCAGCTTTTAACAACAAAAGAACCAACAAATGAACAGGTTGAAGTATCAATCGCATCCTTTGAGCGTATGCTAGAATTAGAGCAGCAGGCTGAAAGTGAAAAAATAAAGGTAGCGAAAGAGAATATTCAGCCTATCTAAAAGCATTAAATAACAATAGGACCATATTGAAATGAATAAAAGGTGGTGATGATCCCGTGAGAAAACTAAAGCATCCTGTGATTTATGTTTTTCTTGGTTTAGCTGCATTTGGATTTTTATGGCAGCTATTAACTCAACCACAACAGCTCTTAAGTACAATTCTTTCTATAGGTCTTATTGTTCTGATTGGGTTTGGGATCTACCATTTTTTAATTAGGAAAGGGAAGTTAGGACATACTCAAAAGTCCTTTTCCAATTATAGAAGATATCCAGTAAGTAAGGATGCCACAGCTAGAGATTATTACTCGGCTGCTAGCTCTGCAAAAACAAAATCCGTTCAAAAAAAAGCTAAAACGAGATCTAAATCGAGCAAAGCTAGGAATCATTCTTTTACGGTCATAGAAGGAAAAAAAGGGAAGCGCAAGCTCTAGGCCTGTTAGCATCAGGCTAGAATGCCTACACTTCCCTTTCGTTAAAACCAGCATACAATGGCTGGTTTTTGTTTTGGCGTTAACTCAGCTTCTGCGTAAACCTGTTGTTGGGATTTCTATGCTTCTCAATATACTCAACAAAGTTCCAGATGGTAAAGAATTGCCTTGTTTCAGAGCGTCCAAGCTCGATCAACTGAATTTTCTGCTCATTAGTCAGGGAAAAATCCGTTGCTTTGATGTTTTCCACAGGGATAAACACTGTTCTTGAAGCGTTAGCTTCTTCAATATGGCGTCGATCATGAGCCTCCATCATGGTTGAGAAAATAGCCATAAACATCGTGATCGGACCAGCTATCCGATTGGGCTGCTGAAACATTTCTGCTGCCTTAAGCCTGTAGCCAAACGTTGGCCAGCGTGGCGAATGTCGAGCATCAAATAGCCAAATCGGATAATTGCTTAATAGACCGCCATCCACCATATAAA from Bacillus horti carries:
- a CDS encoding 2-phosphosulfolactate phosphatase yields the protein MKIDVALSTSYLKQEDIHNKTVIVIDTLRTGSTIITALHKGAAKIIPVETIGQALHYFHHEDTYLCGERFCKKVNGFDLGSSPFNLLSLDTHNKTLIITSTNGTKAILKARKASHLLVGCLLNAQHCIEHALNLKKDITLLCAGSRGEFALEDGLTAGYMLHLLKQFKENLQLTDLAQMLRIGYEENKEMLNTLVQTGSTALRLLETDQEDDLHYCLQMNSVPLTGIYQGEEIVALK
- the efp gene encoding elongation factor P, encoding MITTSDFKNGLTIEFDGDIWQIIDFQHVKPGKGAAFVRSKLKNIRNGNIQERTFRPTEKFQKAHIETRKMQYLYSAGDEYTFMDNESYEQIVLNGNQIKNELNYLLENMIVSIIMYNGETIGVDMPNSVELEVTETEPGIKGDTASGGSKPATLETGLVVQVPFFVNVGDKLVIDTRSGDYVSRA
- a CDS encoding M24 family metallopeptidase translates to MEQRINRLRALFDEHQVDGFLITSKSNRRYMTGFTGSAGVVLITKTEAVFITDFRYEEQAKEQAQGFEIVKHVEPIGEKIAEVLERLNVKRLAFEQDHVTFATYRGYQQRFSAELVPVSGAVEKLRMIKDEQEIQTIRHAVKIADETFTHILNFIKPGLTEIQVANELEFHMRSLGASTSSFDMIVASGARSALPHGVASDKVIEKGDFVTLDFGAVYQGYISDMTRTFAVGQPSDKLIEIYNICLEAQLQGVRNIKAGITGKQADDYCRDYITAKGYGEQFGHSTGHGIGLDVHEDPKLSKKGSDELLQPGMVVTVEPGIYLAGVGGVRIEDNIVIKETGNEILTQSTKELIIID
- a CDS encoding YqhR family membrane protein, whose protein sequence is MGTKTLSRKSRSRKRQTDQIHLEEDHSNGADQGIDESEESSDKRHHHENRAGQTQRQKKQLYTVTVGFFGGLFASLITYLAHALNFISFGPGVVWQHLPFTQGMKPLMGPLGHGLSILCLSLLSILASSLYYTLFRKLESPWIGIWFGLSLWVLLFLGLNSLISGAMTFQELGFTTNIIFICIFAVYGLFVGYSISYQYLSDSIEKERETNS
- a CDS encoding c-type cytochrome, with protein sequence MTRKITFKLSIILLLSLVLAGCGGQGSFENETNPEVLARSCIGCHGTDLSGRSAPSLLELDGKYNEQEIAEIILNGLGRMPQMKNFSEEQASLLADWLLEKQQ
- a CDS encoding DUF1385 domain-containing protein codes for the protein MEKKTAYGGQAVVEGVMFAGKNVNVTAIRRKDSSLNFLEIERKVIPWAQKLRKIPFIRGNVAIIESLINGSKHLNFSTERFDVDPKDDDQIVPEQESSKLTMILGVAVVAVLSFLFSKFVFTALPAVVAHSFFREWFPGHLAQNIIEGVIKTILLFGYIYLISLTPLVKRLFQYHGAEHKVINCYEEGKEITVENVQSSSRLHYRCGSSFIIFTVIIGVFVYLLVPSEPLLERVLYRLALIPVVIGIAFEALQLTNKVRDIPVLKMLGYPGLWVQLLTTKEPTNEQVEVSIASFERMLELEQQAESEKIKVAKENIQPI
- a CDS encoding SA1362 family protein — translated: MRKLKHPVIYVFLGLAAFGFLWQLLTQPQQLLSTILSIGLIVLIGFGIYHFLIRKGKLGHTQKSFSNYRRYPVSKDATARDYYSAASSAKTKSVQKKAKTRSKSSKARNHSFTVIEGKKGKRKL